The following proteins come from a genomic window of Corallococcus sp. NCRR:
- a CDS encoding class I SAM-dependent methyltransferase, with product MERRKDWYEHPEYYEAIFGTDTVREADFLQELSRRFGTGGNQWLEPACGAGRLVAEAASRGLKVAGYDLSEAMLAHARKRLSPAERRRVKLSQARMEDFFDPALEGRVDLAHTLVSTFRYLDSEKAAVEHLTGTRRLLNPDGIYVLGFHLTDYARSGPEHERWVGQVGKDKVVCNTHEGLPEQRLRRSPMRNRLRVTGPDKDWLIETTWYFRTYDEAQVKRLFRKSGLRVAATFDFDYDLDSPVGRGSPRLDRVFVLKPDAASQA from the coding sequence ATGGAACGACGCAAGGACTGGTACGAGCATCCGGAGTACTACGAGGCCATCTTCGGCACGGACACCGTGCGCGAGGCGGACTTCCTCCAGGAGCTGAGCCGGCGCTTCGGCACGGGCGGCAACCAGTGGCTGGAGCCCGCGTGCGGCGCGGGCCGGCTGGTGGCGGAGGCCGCGAGCCGGGGCCTGAAGGTCGCGGGCTATGACTTGTCGGAGGCCATGCTCGCGCACGCGCGCAAGCGCCTGTCCCCCGCGGAGCGCCGCCGCGTGAAGCTGTCCCAGGCGCGCATGGAGGACTTCTTCGACCCGGCGCTGGAGGGGCGCGTGGACCTGGCCCACACGCTGGTCTCCACCTTCCGCTACCTGGACAGCGAGAAGGCCGCGGTGGAGCACCTCACCGGCACCCGCCGCCTGCTCAATCCGGACGGCATCTACGTGCTGGGCTTCCACCTCACGGACTACGCGCGCTCCGGGCCGGAGCACGAGCGCTGGGTGGGGCAGGTGGGGAAGGACAAGGTCGTGTGCAACACGCACGAGGGCCTGCCGGAGCAGCGCCTGCGCCGCTCGCCCATGCGCAACCGCCTGCGCGTCACCGGGCCGGACAAGGACTGGCTCATCGAGACGACGTGGTACTTCCGCACGTACGACGAGGCCCAGGTGAAGCGCCTGTTCCGCAAGTCCGGCCTGCGCGTCGCGGCCACGTTCGACTTCGACTACGACCTGGACTCGCCCGTGGGGCGCGGCAGCCCGCGCCTGGACCGCGTCTTCGTGCTGAAGCCGGACGCCGCCTCCCAGGCCTGA
- a CDS encoding sigma-54-dependent transcriptional regulator — protein sequence MQDELAQLMAALRDSRDFETAAAATLRRMLAVAEGAVAASRYAGRARVLRGIVHLRPGEAYRRLAALDVGAREVTDAGVGTPFFTSATAWRAVVEHRCAVSIDVNIGTVQPHAPDAPVTGDPGLAGFHSNESKQRFLGRHATHVCVLPLRTPAGMEGMISLEADCLAAMGQEFVWRDAGDLLQLLTDIAAPYLTALPQRPVATPEVDEFLPVVGRSMAELLPILRTFALQDETILVSGATGAGKSRLARWCHERSGRRGKPFETLDLVTVPEDLQMAELFGWKKGAFTGAVRDAPGVVARSDGGTLFIDEIDKLSLKAQAGLLHLLESRSYRPLGEGTGEKLADVRFIIGTNADLHAQVRAGRFREDLYYRVNVLPVRMPPLQDRQDEIPLWARYMVNRRHRERLPEGSARLAPEAEVLLTTSSWPGNLRQLDNIVRRAYSLAMVGQAGNGTVDLVLQEKHVAEALGYEQSPGARPLPEALRAAAQAFVGEARRRGSPLDLDYADGFRGLVLGTAIRQVGRDEAFRLLGRESLVKNRNHHKALKRELEKVDGLYKALGEGGSPFSDLLENEDSD from the coding sequence ATGCAAGACGAGTTGGCGCAGCTCATGGCTGCGCTTCGGGATTCCAGGGACTTCGAGACCGCGGCGGCGGCGACGTTGCGTCGGATGCTGGCCGTGGCGGAAGGCGCGGTGGCGGCCAGCCGCTATGCGGGCCGGGCCCGGGTCCTGCGCGGCATCGTCCACCTCCGCCCCGGTGAGGCGTACCGCCGGCTGGCGGCGCTGGACGTGGGCGCGCGCGAGGTGACGGACGCGGGCGTCGGGACGCCCTTCTTCACCTCCGCCACGGCGTGGCGCGCGGTGGTGGAGCACCGGTGCGCGGTGTCCATCGACGTGAACATCGGCACGGTGCAGCCGCACGCGCCGGACGCGCCGGTGACGGGCGACCCGGGCCTCGCGGGCTTCCACAGCAACGAGAGCAAGCAGCGCTTCCTGGGCCGCCACGCCACGCACGTGTGCGTGCTGCCCCTGCGCACGCCCGCGGGCATGGAGGGCATGATTTCGCTGGAGGCGGACTGCCTGGCCGCCATGGGGCAGGAGTTCGTCTGGCGCGACGCGGGCGACCTGCTCCAACTGCTCACGGACATCGCCGCGCCGTACCTCACCGCGCTGCCGCAGCGGCCGGTGGCCACGCCGGAGGTGGACGAGTTCCTCCCCGTGGTGGGCCGCTCCATGGCGGAGCTGCTGCCGATTCTCAGGACCTTCGCGCTCCAGGACGAGACCATCCTCGTGAGCGGGGCCACGGGCGCGGGCAAGTCGCGCCTGGCGCGCTGGTGCCATGAGCGCTCCGGCCGCCGGGGCAAGCCCTTCGAGACGCTGGACCTGGTGACGGTGCCGGAGGACCTCCAGATGGCGGAGCTCTTCGGCTGGAAGAAGGGCGCCTTCACCGGCGCGGTGCGCGACGCGCCGGGCGTGGTGGCCCGCTCGGACGGCGGCACGCTGTTCATCGACGAAATCGACAAGCTGTCGCTGAAGGCGCAGGCGGGCCTGCTGCACCTCCTGGAATCGCGCAGCTACCGGCCGCTGGGCGAGGGCACCGGCGAGAAGCTCGCGGACGTGCGCTTCATCATCGGCACCAACGCGGACCTGCACGCGCAGGTGCGCGCCGGCCGCTTCCGCGAGGACCTGTACTACCGCGTGAACGTGCTGCCGGTGCGCATGCCGCCCCTGCAGGACCGGCAGGACGAGATTCCCCTCTGGGCGCGGTACATGGTGAACCGCCGCCACCGCGAGCGGCTGCCGGAAGGCTCCGCGCGGCTGGCACCGGAGGCGGAGGTGCTGCTGACCACCAGCTCGTGGCCGGGCAACCTGCGGCAGCTCGACAACATCGTGCGGCGTGCGTACTCGCTGGCGATGGTGGGGCAGGCGGGCAATGGCACGGTCGACCTCGTGCTGCAGGAGAAGCACGTGGCCGAGGCGCTGGGCTACGAGCAGTCCCCTGGGGCCCGTCCGCTGCCGGAGGCGCTGCGGGCCGCGGCGCAGGCCTTCGTCGGGGAGGCCCGCAGGCGCGGCAGCCCGCTGGACCTGGACTACGCGGACGGCTTCCGCGGGCTGGTGCTGGGCACGGCCATCCGTCAGGTGGGCCGCGACGAGGCCTTCCGCCTGCTGGGCCGCGAGAGCCTGGTGAAGAACCGCAACCACCACAAGGCGCTCAAGCGCGAGCTGGAGAAGGTGGACGGCCTCTACAAGGCGCTGGGCGAGGGGGGCTCCCCGTTCTCCGACCTGCTGGAGAACGAGGACTCGGACTGA
- a CDS encoding AAA family ATPase: MNTDIRALTERVQQESSFVEVLNQETGKVIVGQRYMLERILIGLLCNGHVLLEGVPGLAKTLTVRTVADSLSATFMRVQFTPDLLPADLVGTMIYNQQTAAFTVRKGPIFANIVLADEINRAPAKVQSALLEAMAERQVTIGDQTFGLPSPFLVLATMNPIEQEGTYPLPEAQVDRFMLKVKVGYPTRDEEKVIMDRMSGGSSPKVQRVITLEHLVRARELVHAIYMDEKVKEYILNVVFATREPARYGLKDLADYIQFGASPRATIALAQAARAHAFLRHRGFVTPEDVKAIAFDVLRHRIAMTYEAEAEELTQEKIIQRVFDRVEVP, translated from the coding sequence ATGAACACCGACATTCGCGCGCTCACCGAACGCGTGCAGCAGGAAAGCAGCTTCGTCGAGGTCCTCAACCAGGAGACCGGCAAGGTCATCGTCGGGCAGCGGTACATGCTCGAACGCATCCTGATTGGCCTCTTGTGCAACGGCCACGTCCTCCTGGAGGGCGTGCCCGGACTCGCCAAGACGCTGACCGTGCGCACCGTGGCGGACTCGCTCAGCGCCACCTTCATGCGCGTGCAGTTCACGCCCGACCTGCTGCCGGCGGACCTCGTCGGCACCATGATCTACAACCAGCAGACGGCCGCCTTCACCGTCCGCAAGGGGCCCATCTTCGCGAACATCGTCCTCGCGGACGAAATCAACCGCGCCCCCGCCAAGGTCCAGTCCGCCCTCCTGGAGGCCATGGCCGAGCGCCAGGTCACCATCGGCGACCAGACCTTCGGCCTGCCCTCGCCGTTCCTCGTGCTGGCCACGATGAACCCCATCGAGCAGGAGGGCACGTACCCCCTCCCCGAAGCGCAGGTGGACCGCTTCATGCTCAAGGTGAAGGTGGGCTACCCGACCCGTGATGAGGAGAAGGTCATCATGGACCGGATGTCCGGCGGCTCGTCGCCGAAGGTCCAGCGGGTCATCACGCTGGAGCACCTGGTGCGCGCGCGCGAGCTCGTCCACGCCATCTACATGGACGAGAAGGTGAAGGAGTACATCCTCAACGTGGTGTTCGCCACGCGCGAGCCCGCGCGCTACGGCCTCAAGGATCTGGCGGACTACATCCAGTTCGGGGCCTCGCCGCGCGCCACCATCGCGCTCGCCCAGGCGGCCCGCGCGCACGCGTTCCTGCGCCACCGCGGCTTCGTCACCCCGGAGGACGTGAAGGCCATCGCCTTCGACGTGCTCCGCCACCGCATCGCGATGACCTACGAGGCGGAGGCCGAGGAGCTCACCCAGGAGAAGATCATCCAGCGCGTCTTCGACCGCGTGGAAGTCCCCTGA
- a CDS encoding DUF4401 domain-containing protein, with product MALRPTIQDVLAGLKAEGHVDAEVDARARTALEVRHKKLGASPWFVKALAGGGAWLSAAFLLSFFACVGLWKEEAALTGLGLALTVASVFLRRATQGPFMEQLALALCMAGVGSFLVGLAQLDQNTVTIAFAGAVVSLALLAVFPDLILYFLATVGVCVSVGVLAVEAFGGAGADVWMLVGTAALCGLLLYEPRLRRGQLGARVGPIAFALACAAPGWLLFRSYENSQEGFHYVFRFESAFVPSAYMAIALALLVVWTGWQVLRELGLAHEQRVWIPAVCALVLLTGMTLNTPGVLVAVLMLTLGFHRRSRVMLGLAVAFLLTFGAYYYYDLHITLWAKALALTGSGLVLLGVRQFFLRRHSAVPTEAR from the coding sequence ATGGCCCTGCGACCGACCATTCAAGACGTGCTGGCGGGGCTCAAGGCCGAGGGCCACGTGGACGCGGAGGTGGACGCGCGCGCCCGCACCGCGCTGGAGGTCCGGCACAAGAAGCTGGGGGCCTCGCCCTGGTTCGTGAAGGCGCTGGCCGGCGGAGGCGCGTGGCTGTCCGCCGCCTTCCTGCTCAGCTTCTTCGCCTGCGTGGGCCTCTGGAAGGAGGAGGCAGCGCTTACCGGCCTGGGGCTCGCGCTGACGGTGGCGTCGGTGTTCCTGCGTCGGGCCACCCAGGGGCCCTTCATGGAGCAGCTCGCCCTGGCCCTGTGCATGGCGGGCGTGGGTTCGTTCCTCGTGGGGCTGGCGCAGCTGGACCAGAACACCGTCACCATCGCGTTCGCGGGGGCGGTGGTGTCGCTCGCGCTGCTGGCCGTGTTCCCGGACCTCATCCTGTACTTCCTGGCGACCGTGGGGGTCTGCGTGTCCGTGGGCGTGCTGGCCGTCGAGGCCTTTGGGGGCGCGGGCGCGGACGTGTGGATGCTCGTGGGCACGGCGGCGCTCTGCGGCCTGCTGCTGTACGAGCCCCGGCTGCGGCGCGGACAACTGGGCGCCCGCGTGGGGCCCATCGCCTTCGCGCTCGCGTGCGCCGCGCCCGGCTGGCTCTTGTTCCGCAGCTACGAGAACTCGCAGGAGGGCTTCCACTACGTCTTCCGCTTCGAGAGCGCGTTCGTCCCCAGCGCGTACATGGCCATCGCGCTGGCGCTCCTCGTGGTGTGGACGGGATGGCAGGTGCTGCGCGAGCTGGGGCTGGCGCATGAGCAGCGCGTCTGGATTCCCGCGGTCTGCGCGCTCGTGCTGCTCACGGGGATGACGCTGAACACGCCGGGCGTGCTGGTGGCGGTGCTGATGCTGACGCTCGGCTTCCACCGCCGCAGCCGCGTGATGCTGGGGCTGGCGGTGGCGTTCCTGCTGACGTTCGGCGCGTACTACTACTACGACCTGCACATCACGCTCTGGGCCAAGGCGCTCGCGCTCACGGGCAGCGGCCTGGTGCTGCTGGGCGTGCGGCAGTTCTTCCTGCGGCGGCACTCCGCCGTCCCCACGGAGGCCCGATGA
- a CDS encoding GDYXXLXY domain-containing protein, with protein MKRGAVIFGGLALVFAALAFLVVQKETVLARGQPVLLRLAPVDPRSLIQGDYMVLDYAINQGWREGHEQPQEDGNVVLRLDEHDVGEFVRYETPGTELAPGEVRLRFRIRNSQMRLGAEAFFFQEGHAERYANARYGELRVMDNGTSVLVGLRDENYQPLGSAIR; from the coding sequence ATGAAACGCGGCGCCGTCATCTTCGGTGGGCTCGCGCTGGTGTTCGCCGCGCTCGCCTTCCTCGTCGTGCAGAAGGAGACCGTGCTCGCGCGGGGGCAGCCCGTGCTGCTGCGGCTGGCCCCGGTGGATCCACGCTCGCTCATCCAGGGCGACTACATGGTGCTCGACTACGCCATCAACCAGGGCTGGCGCGAGGGCCACGAGCAGCCCCAGGAGGACGGCAACGTGGTGCTGCGCCTGGATGAGCACGACGTAGGCGAGTTCGTGCGCTACGAGACGCCGGGCACCGAGCTCGCGCCCGGCGAGGTGCGCCTGCGCTTCCGCATCCGCAACTCGCAGATGCGCCTGGGCGCGGAGGCCTTCTTCTTCCAGGAGGGCCACGCGGAGCGCTACGCGAACGCGCGCTACGGCGAGCTGCGGGTGATGGACAACGGCACCAGCGTGCTCGTGGGCCTGCGCGACGAGAACTACCAGCCGCTGGGCAGCGCCATCCGCTGA
- a CDS encoding ZIP family metal transporter — protein sequence MSPVVAEVVLYSFIVVVSALAGAGVVIFNDRSTRLVTFLAFAAGVMFGAAFFHMLPEAYEGGGWWAFALVPMGFLFVLVLERYLLAHACEEPPDCAEHVHGHALGFSAFLGLSTHTLFDGIALGSSVKEGVGAMALLAITAHKIPSSLSLASILQAEGKKRGTILAYTALYGLMVPVGAVLYFGFDAVLSFQSLAPKALAFSAGTFLYIAVSDLLPHVNKHGRDKPGRNLVALAAGLLVMFVLARVLGHTEH from the coding sequence ATGTCGCCGGTCGTGGCCGAAGTCGTCCTGTATTCCTTCATCGTCGTGGTGAGCGCGCTGGCCGGCGCGGGCGTGGTCATCTTCAATGACCGCTCCACGCGGCTCGTGACGTTCCTGGCCTTCGCGGCGGGCGTGATGTTCGGCGCGGCCTTCTTCCACATGCTCCCGGAGGCCTACGAGGGCGGCGGCTGGTGGGCCTTCGCGCTCGTGCCCATGGGCTTCCTCTTCGTGCTGGTGCTGGAGCGCTACCTGCTGGCCCACGCCTGCGAGGAGCCGCCGGACTGCGCGGAGCACGTGCATGGCCACGCGCTGGGCTTCAGCGCGTTCCTGGGCCTGTCCACGCACACGCTCTTCGACGGCATCGCGCTGGGCTCCTCGGTGAAGGAGGGCGTGGGCGCCATGGCGCTCCTGGCCATCACCGCGCACAAGATTCCCTCGTCGCTGTCGCTCGCATCCATCCTCCAGGCGGAGGGCAAGAAGCGCGGCACCATCCTGGCGTACACCGCGCTGTACGGCCTGATGGTGCCGGTGGGCGCGGTGCTCTACTTCGGCTTCGACGCGGTGCTGAGCTTCCAGTCGCTGGCGCCCAAGGCCCTGGCCTTCTCCGCCGGCACCTTCCTCTACATCGCCGTGTCGGACCTGCTGCCGCACGTGAACAAGCACGGCCGGGACAAGCCCGGACGCAACCTGGTGGCATTGGCAGCCGGGTTGCTGGTGATGTTCGTGCTCGCGCGCGTCCTGGGGCACACGGAGCACTGA
- a CDS encoding DUF58 domain-containing protein, with product MLPKDLIRRIRKLEIRTRKVVSDMLAGQYHSVFKGRGMAFSEVRQYQPGDEIRFIDWNVTARMNEAYIKVFTEERELTVMLLVDVSASNEFGSKDRTKAEVAAEVAAQIAFSAIANNDRVGLILFSDRVEKVVPPRKGRMHVLRLVSDILTFKPKGHGTDLSAGLTYLTQVAKRKAVTFLVSDFMATGYEKPLRLVGRRHDLVPVVIEDPLEQRFPAHGLVEMEDPETGERFVVDTSSTAVRGKFMRAMQAQRDERRKLFKKLELDHVELRAGDDHGKALANFFRARARRMAA from the coding sequence GTGCTGCCCAAGGACCTCATCCGCCGCATCCGCAAGTTGGAGATCCGCACCCGCAAGGTGGTCTCCGACATGCTGGCCGGCCAGTACCACTCGGTGTTCAAGGGCCGCGGCATGGCCTTCTCCGAGGTGCGCCAGTACCAGCCCGGCGATGAGATCCGCTTCATCGACTGGAACGTCACCGCACGCATGAACGAGGCGTACATCAAGGTCTTCACCGAGGAGCGCGAGCTCACGGTGATGCTCCTGGTGGACGTGTCCGCTTCCAACGAGTTCGGCTCCAAGGACCGCACCAAGGCGGAGGTCGCCGCCGAAGTCGCCGCGCAGATCGCCTTCAGCGCCATCGCGAACAACGACCGCGTGGGGCTCATCCTCTTCTCGGACCGGGTGGAGAAGGTCGTCCCGCCGCGCAAGGGGCGCATGCACGTGCTGCGGCTGGTGAGCGACATCCTCACCTTCAAGCCCAAGGGCCACGGCACGGACCTGTCCGCGGGGCTCACGTACCTGACGCAGGTGGCCAAGCGGAAGGCCGTGACGTTCCTCGTGTCGGACTTCATGGCCACGGGCTACGAGAAGCCGCTGCGCCTCGTCGGCCGCCGCCATGACCTGGTGCCGGTGGTCATCGAGGATCCGCTGGAGCAGCGCTTCCCCGCCCACGGCCTGGTGGAGATGGAGGACCCGGAGACGGGCGAGCGCTTCGTCGTGGACACCAGCTCCACCGCCGTGCGCGGGAAGTTCATGCGCGCCATGCAGGCCCAGCGCGACGAGCGCCGCAAGCTGTTCAAGAAGCTGGAGCTGGACCACGTGGAGCTGCGCGCCGGGGATGATCACGGCAAGGCGCTGGCGAACTTCTTCCGCGCGCGGGCCCGGAGGATGGCGGCATGA
- a CDS encoding trimeric intracellular cation channel family protein, whose amino-acid sequence MEPTVAAGTGARVNGREARLLLGLDFAGTYVFAVEGAIAAIAGGLDPLGVMVLSFATALGGGILRDLLIGATPPNSIRDERYALVAFAGGATVLLLHRFVTYVPPLLLVTLDAAGLSLFAIAGARKALDYGLRPLMAVLMAAITGSGGGTLRDLFLNHVPTVLRADIYAVAALAGALVMVVGQRLGRPSRTMALLGGITCFALRMVSVWRGWNLPHFSLTGME is encoded by the coding sequence ATGGAACCCACCGTGGCGGCGGGGACAGGGGCGCGCGTCAACGGCCGCGAGGCGCGGCTGCTGCTGGGGCTGGACTTCGCCGGCACCTACGTCTTCGCGGTGGAGGGCGCCATCGCGGCCATCGCGGGCGGGTTGGATCCGCTGGGCGTCATGGTCCTGTCGTTCGCCACCGCGCTGGGCGGCGGCATCCTCCGCGACCTGCTCATCGGCGCGACGCCCCCCAACTCCATCCGGGACGAGCGCTACGCGCTGGTCGCCTTCGCGGGCGGCGCGACGGTGCTCCTGCTCCACCGCTTCGTGACGTACGTGCCGCCCCTGCTGCTCGTCACGCTGGACGCCGCGGGGCTGTCCCTGTTCGCCATCGCCGGGGCCCGCAAGGCGCTGGACTACGGCCTGCGTCCGCTGATGGCCGTGCTCATGGCCGCCATCACCGGCTCCGGCGGCGGCACCCTGCGCGACCTCTTCCTCAACCACGTGCCCACCGTGTTGCGCGCGGACATCTACGCCGTGGCGGCGCTCGCCGGGGCGCTCGTCATGGTGGTGGGCCAGCGGCTGGGACGGCCCTCGCGCACCATGGCCCTGCTGGGCGGCATCACCTGCTTCGCGCTGCGCATGGTCAGCGTCTGGCGTGGCTGGAACCTGCCCCACTTCTCCCTGACTGGTATGGAATGA
- a CDS encoding alpha/beta fold hydrolase, translated as MSRPPPPRRSPLPPRWDAAGRPGAPGATPPVGPVETGLLAQLAPAVVPQVHWLPGGGAVRILEGGPPEGAHSTVVFLHGRGSAATHWFPYLTALARHHRVLALDLPGFGQSTPADVHVGSAEDAVRFFTAPVEEALGMLTQGPVSVVGHSLGGLVALELALRGAVPVERLVLVDAMGLGPEMPRASRLFFRAGPERLARNLGPWAMARMLPPPPTPLGEKLGQLGYELLSVPGGRPEAAHAFNALVPLTGPLFHRRERLGEVKVPVLLVWGERDETLPVSLADEAARHLPRARVLRVECGHSPQLEHPERVLPELKAFLGEQ; from the coding sequence ATGTCCCGCCCACCCCCGCCCCGCCGCTCTCCCCTCCCCCCTCGCTGGGACGCCGCCGGCCGCCCCGGAGCCCCGGGCGCCACGCCCCCCGTGGGCCCGGTGGAGACGGGGCTGTTGGCCCAGTTGGCCCCGGCCGTGGTGCCCCAGGTGCACTGGCTGCCCGGGGGCGGCGCGGTGCGGATCCTCGAAGGGGGTCCGCCCGAAGGCGCCCATTCCACGGTCGTCTTCCTCCACGGGCGTGGGAGCGCGGCGACCCACTGGTTCCCGTACCTGACGGCGCTGGCCCGGCATCACCGGGTGCTGGCCCTGGACCTGCCCGGTTTCGGTCAGTCCACCCCGGCCGACGTGCACGTGGGGTCCGCGGAGGACGCGGTGCGCTTTTTCACGGCGCCGGTGGAGGAGGCGCTGGGGATGCTCACGCAGGGGCCGGTGTCGGTGGTCGGCCACTCGCTGGGCGGGCTGGTGGCGCTGGAGTTGGCGCTGCGCGGCGCGGTGCCGGTGGAGCGGCTGGTGCTGGTGGACGCGATGGGGCTGGGTCCGGAGATGCCGCGCGCCTCACGCCTGTTCTTCCGCGCGGGGCCGGAGCGGCTGGCGCGCAACCTGGGCCCCTGGGCGATGGCGCGGATGCTGCCGCCGCCTCCCACGCCGTTGGGAGAGAAGCTGGGCCAGCTGGGTTACGAGCTGTTGAGCGTGCCCGGCGGCAGGCCCGAAGCCGCGCACGCCTTCAACGCGCTGGTGCCGCTGACGGGGCCGCTGTTCCACCGCCGTGAACGGCTGGGCGAAGTGAAGGTCCCCGTGCTGCTCGTCTGGGGTGAGCGCGATGAGACCCTTCCCGTCTCACTGGCGGACGAGGCCGCGCGCCACCTGCCGCGGGCCCGGGTGCTGCGCGTGGAGTGCGGACACAGTCCCCAGTTGGAGCACCCCGAGCGCGTGCTCCCGGAGCTGAAAGCCTTTCTCGGCGAGCAATGA
- a CDS encoding vWA domain-containing protein encodes MLPPDLAFNNPEALWALLLAPLLLALAFWERKRRATLRFSAAHVFAKGGRGFRTYLLPLLPILRVAAVVAAVVAIARPQSRDSRVRDLSVEGIDIVVALDLSTSMEAGDFRPQNRLNVAKEVLTEFISGRVNDRLGLVVFSGAAYTQSPLTLDYGVLKEVLKQLRTRVLEDGTAIGDAIATSLNRLRDSDAKSRVVVLITDGDNNAGKISPLDAANMAASLHIPIYTILVGKGGKVPFPQGTDLFGNTVWRETEIPINPELMQDIADRTGGEYYRATDPEGLKRGLQKVLDALERSKLMEGGASATYKENFHPFLLVAFGLAALELLLRATVLRVFP; translated from the coding sequence ATGCTGCCCCCGGACCTCGCGTTCAATAACCCGGAGGCGCTCTGGGCCCTGCTGTTGGCGCCGCTACTGCTGGCGCTCGCGTTCTGGGAGCGCAAGCGCCGCGCCACGCTGCGCTTCTCCGCCGCGCACGTCTTCGCCAAGGGCGGCCGGGGCTTCCGCACGTACCTCCTGCCGCTGCTGCCCATCCTGCGCGTCGCGGCGGTGGTGGCGGCGGTGGTGGCCATCGCGCGGCCGCAGTCGCGCGACTCTCGCGTGCGCGACCTGTCGGTGGAGGGCATCGACATCGTGGTGGCGCTGGACCTGTCCACGTCCATGGAGGCCGGTGACTTCCGTCCGCAGAACCGCCTCAACGTGGCGAAGGAGGTGCTGACCGAGTTCATCTCCGGCCGCGTGAACGACCGCCTGGGCCTGGTGGTGTTCTCCGGCGCCGCGTACACGCAGTCCCCGCTGACGCTGGACTACGGCGTGCTGAAGGAGGTCCTCAAGCAGCTGCGCACCCGCGTGCTGGAGGACGGCACGGCCATTGGTGACGCCATCGCCACGTCGCTCAACCGCCTGCGCGACTCCGACGCGAAGAGCCGCGTGGTGGTCCTCATCACCGACGGTGACAACAACGCCGGCAAGATTTCCCCGCTGGACGCGGCGAACATGGCCGCGTCGCTCCACATCCCCATCTACACCATCCTGGTGGGCAAGGGCGGCAAGGTGCCCTTCCCGCAGGGCACGGACCTGTTCGGCAACACCGTGTGGCGCGAGACGGAGATCCCCATCAACCCGGAGCTGATGCAGGACATCGCGGACCGCACCGGCGGCGAGTACTACCGCGCCACCGACCCGGAGGGCCTCAAGCGGGGACTTCAAAAGGTGCTGGACGCGCTGGAGCGCTCGAAGCTGATGGAGGGCGGCGCCAGCGCCACGTACAAGGAGAACTTCCACCCGTTCCTGCTGGTGGCCTTCGGGCTCGCCGCGCTGGAGCTCTTGCTGCGCGCCACCGTCCTGCGGGTGTTCCCATGA
- a CDS encoding DUF2157 domain-containing protein produces the protein MPKDFLDLEATPERLHALADAGILRPDAYGRALHLAVASPARPAWRAFLSTTLMALGSLLVLAGVVYFFAFNWAALGRFSKLGLICLGMAGAAVGAWRLGDRPAGQFALLAAAVLVGPLLAVYGQAYQTGADPYELFIGWGVLILPWVALARFTPLWMLQLVLVNTGVILFWGQRMTRVEFYEARLALVLGLLNGFAWATYEHFANQKVSWLQGRWMPRVLSLMTLAPLVTLGILFIVSRHDRSLETGLSLPLVLGALAAIYALHRHLHGELFLLTVGALSAITLVTTAVGWLLMEVTHAEELTLFILPLVLMGEVGLAVYWLRHESQATGVSEET, from the coding sequence GTGCCGAAAGACTTCCTCGACTTGGAGGCGACGCCGGAGCGGCTGCACGCGCTGGCGGACGCCGGAATCCTGAGACCGGACGCGTACGGGCGCGCGCTGCATCTGGCGGTCGCCTCGCCGGCCCGGCCCGCGTGGCGCGCGTTCCTGTCCACGACGTTGATGGCCCTGGGCTCGCTGCTGGTGCTGGCGGGCGTGGTGTACTTCTTCGCCTTCAACTGGGCGGCGCTGGGGCGCTTCTCGAAGCTGGGCCTCATCTGCCTGGGCATGGCCGGCGCGGCGGTGGGCGCGTGGCGGCTGGGCGACCGGCCCGCGGGCCAGTTCGCGCTGCTCGCCGCCGCGGTGCTGGTGGGCCCGCTGCTCGCCGTGTACGGACAGGCGTACCAGACGGGCGCGGATCCGTATGAGCTGTTCATCGGATGGGGCGTGCTCATCCTGCCGTGGGTGGCGCTGGCGCGCTTCACGCCGCTGTGGATGCTCCAGCTCGTGCTCGTCAACACGGGCGTCATCCTCTTCTGGGGCCAGCGCATGACGCGCGTCGAGTTCTACGAAGCGAGGCTCGCGCTGGTGCTGGGGCTGCTCAACGGGTTCGCCTGGGCGACATACGAGCACTTCGCCAACCAGAAGGTCTCCTGGCTCCAGGGGCGGTGGATGCCCCGCGTGTTGTCCCTCATGACGCTGGCGCCGCTGGTGACGCTGGGCATCCTGTTCATCGTGAGCAGGCATGACCGCTCGCTGGAGACCGGACTGTCCCTGCCGCTGGTGCTGGGGGCGCTGGCCGCCATCTACGCCCTGCACCGGCATCTGCACGGTGAGCTGTTCCTGCTCACGGTGGGCGCGCTGAGCGCCATCACGCTCGTCACCACGGCGGTGGGCTGGCTCCTCATGGAGGTCACGCACGCGGAGGAGCTGACCCTCTTCATCCTGCCCCTGGTGCTCATGGGCGAGGTGGGCCTGGCGGTGTACTGGCTGCGCCACGAGTCGCAGGCCACGGGCGTTTCGGAGGAGACCTGA